One Aciduliprofundum boonei T469 genomic region harbors:
- a CDS encoding DUF2284 domain-containing protein has translation MKILYEKEIDTKEIKVSPRPVWKCTTCPFYGKRPSCPPYAPSWRDAREWAHSYKRALLHKFEIDIDNFEIEKRKVLNYLLQREKELFKEYPYVYALFPGACNLCEECKFEKGGECPMPEKVRFSLDAIGIEITSIVSLDFEENALYSLIFLD, from the coding sequence GTGAAAATTTTGTATGAAAAGGAGATCGATACGAAAGAAATAAAAGTATCGCCCAGACCTGTTTGGAAATGTACTACCTGCCCATTCTACGGTAAAAGGCCATCTTGCCCACCTTACGCTCCCTCCTGGAGAGATGCAAGAGAATGGGCGCACAGTTATAAAAGAGCGCTATTACACAAGTTTGAAATTGATATAGATAATTTTGAAATTGAGAAAAGAAAGGTTCTAAATTATCTCCTCCAAAGAGAAAAAGAATTGTTCAAGGAGTATCCTTATGTGTACGCGTTATTTCCCGGTGCTTGCAATTTATGCGAGGAATGCAAATTTGAAAAAGGTGGAGAATGTCCTATGCCCGAAAAAGTTCGCTTTTCCTTAGATGCAATAGGAATCGAAATCACATCCATCGTATCTCTTGACTTTGAAGAGAACGCTCTATATTCACTAATTTTTCTGGATTGA
- the yjjX gene encoding inosine/xanthosine triphosphatase, translating to MKRVVMGGTFEFLHKGHRELLKKAFELGDFVLIGITTDNFKRDCSVNFEDRKRKVEDFIKSFSKPYKIVEINDKYGPTLQEDFDIIVVSPETLQTAEEINELREKKGMKKMEIVKIPIFYGEDLLPISSRRIREGDIDGNGKRLKPLKINVGSTNPSKINAVRRVFESIFTFEIEVKGISVDSDVSPQPVNGETIKGAINRAKKALQDADYSVGIEAGLFWNEEIKEYFDKAFCAILDRYGNFTYGYSGGFTYPPKVIEMVKKGMEVGDAMEVISGIKDIKKKMGAIGYLSKGKIKREEFNAQAVLMAMIPRISHELYFL from the coding sequence ATGAAAAGAGTGGTTATGGGCGGAACTTTCGAGTTCCTGCACAAAGGGCATAGAGAGTTGCTAAAAAAGGCCTTTGAACTTGGAGATTTCGTACTAATTGGCATCACTACCGATAACTTTAAAAGGGATTGTAGTGTCAATTTCGAGGATAGAAAGAGAAAAGTTGAAGATTTCATCAAGAGTTTTTCAAAACCATATAAGATTGTGGAAATCAACGATAAGTATGGTCCAACACTCCAAGAGGATTTTGACATTATCGTTGTTTCCCCCGAAACCCTTCAAACTGCAGAGGAGATAAATGAATTGAGAGAAAAGAAGGGCATGAAAAAAATGGAAATTGTGAAAATACCAATATTTTACGGTGAGGATCTTTTACCCATATCTTCAAGAAGAATCAGGGAAGGGGACATTGATGGGAATGGAAAGAGATTGAAACCGCTAAAGATAAATGTAGGCTCAACCAACCCCTCAAAAATTAACGCAGTAAGGAGGGTATTTGAAAGTATATTTACATTCGAAATTGAAGTCAAGGGCATTTCCGTGGACTCGGATGTATCCCCCCAGCCTGTGAACGGAGAGACGATAAAAGGAGCAATAAACAGAGCAAAAAAAGCATTGCAGGATGCTGATTACAGCGTGGGTATTGAAGCAGGACTTTTCTGGAATGAAGAGATAAAAGAGTACTTTGACAAAGCATTTTGCGCAATTTTGGATAGATATGGTAACTTTACATACGGCTATTCTGGCGGCTTTACATATCCTCCAAAGGTTATTGAAATGGTAAAGAAAGGTATGGAAGTGGGAGATGCTATGGAGGTAATCTCTGGAATAAAAGATATCAAGAAAAAGATGGGAGCAATAGGATATTTAAGTAAGGGAAAAATAAAAAGGGAAGAGTTCAACGCTCAAGCTGTTCTGATGGCCATGATCCCGCGCATCAGCCACGAACTTTATTTCTTATGA
- a CDS encoding phosphoenolpyruvate carboxykinase (GTP) produces MNDLEYLKSVMDEEQYEKLEKIDNPELHHFLAEHIKLLKPSKIFVANDSDEDELYIRNRAIVYEEERLLKTPGHTVHFDNYYDQARDKEHTYILTPHGEKLPYLNTMKRDDGLKEVLEIMDGIMQGKELFILFFSLGPKNSEFMVPSVQLTDSAYVAHSEFILYRKAYDVFTQNPNLEFFKFVHSEGELDERKTSKNLDKRRIMIDLEGNITYAVNTQYAGNTIGLKKPAFRLTINKAVKEGWLSEHMFLMGVNGPNGRVTYFTGAFPSMCGKTSTCMLIGERLVGDDLSFIRDINGEARAVNVEYGVFGIIQGVNKEDDPYIWQVLHTPQEIIFSNILVHEGKPYWNDMGEEIPCKGENHSGKWWCGKKDKEGNEIPPSHKNARFTARLIYFPNLDREALDSKDGVKLSGMIFGGRDSDTWPPVCESFNWQHGVIMKGASIESETTAATLGKEGVRKFNIMSILDFMSVHLGVYIENYLKFGRKLKTPPKIFAVNYFLKDENGNYLNSKLDKKVWLKWMDLRVHNEVDAIETPIGYIPYYEDLARLFKEVFNREYKKEDYEKQFTIRVPNLLAKIERIRKIYGSMDNIPKELYEELDAEEKRLKDAQKKYGDFISPFQFIS; encoded by the coding sequence ATGAATGATTTAGAATACTTGAAAAGCGTTATGGATGAAGAGCAGTACGAAAAATTGGAAAAAATAGACAATCCCGAGCTACATCATTTTCTCGCAGAGCATATAAAATTACTCAAACCTTCAAAGATCTTCGTTGCCAACGATAGCGATGAGGATGAGCTTTACATTAGGAACAGAGCAATAGTTTACGAGGAGGAACGGTTGTTGAAAACTCCCGGACACACTGTGCATTTTGATAACTACTACGACCAAGCTAGGGATAAAGAGCATACTTACATACTGACGCCTCATGGCGAGAAATTACCCTACTTAAACACTATGAAAAGAGACGATGGCCTTAAAGAAGTTTTAGAAATTATGGATGGGATAATGCAAGGCAAGGAGTTGTTCATTCTGTTTTTCTCTCTTGGACCTAAGAATTCTGAATTTATGGTGCCCTCTGTACAACTTACCGATTCTGCTTATGTGGCTCACAGTGAGTTTATACTCTACCGTAAAGCATACGATGTCTTTACTCAAAATCCAAATTTAGAGTTCTTCAAATTCGTGCATTCTGAAGGGGAGCTAGATGAGAGAAAAACAAGCAAGAATTTGGATAAGAGACGCATAATGATAGACCTTGAGGGGAATATCACATACGCTGTAAACACTCAATACGCTGGAAATACAATAGGTTTAAAGAAGCCAGCATTCAGGTTGACCATCAATAAGGCTGTAAAGGAAGGATGGTTATCTGAGCATATGTTCCTCATGGGTGTCAATGGCCCCAATGGAAGAGTCACATACTTCACGGGAGCATTTCCAAGCATGTGCGGAAAAACTTCAACTTGTATGCTTATAGGAGAGCGCTTAGTAGGTGATGACCTCTCATTTATAAGGGATATAAACGGAGAAGCTAGGGCGGTTAATGTGGAATATGGAGTATTTGGAATCATACAGGGAGTGAACAAGGAGGATGACCCTTACATATGGCAAGTATTACATACTCCTCAAGAAATAATATTCTCAAATATTCTTGTACACGAAGGAAAGCCATATTGGAACGATATGGGCGAAGAAATCCCATGCAAAGGAGAGAATCACAGCGGAAAATGGTGGTGCGGAAAGAAAGACAAAGAAGGCAATGAGATTCCTCCAAGCCATAAAAATGCAAGATTCACAGCTCGCCTAATCTATTTCCCAAATCTAGATAGAGAGGCTCTTGATTCAAAAGATGGCGTGAAATTAAGCGGTATGATATTCGGAGGCAGAGACTCAGACACTTGGCCACCTGTGTGCGAATCGTTCAACTGGCAACATGGGGTTATAATGAAAGGTGCTTCAATAGAATCAGAAACCACTGCTGCTACATTGGGCAAAGAGGGTGTAAGGAAATTCAACATTATGTCAATTCTTGATTTTATGTCAGTACATCTTGGGGTATACATTGAGAATTATTTGAAATTCGGCAGGAAACTAAAAACCCCGCCCAAGATATTTGCGGTAAATTACTTCCTCAAGGATGAAAATGGAAACTATTTGAATAGCAAATTGGATAAGAAAGTATGGCTAAAATGGATGGACTTGCGCGTACATAACGAAGTGGATGCTATTGAGACGCCCATTGGATATATACCGTATTACGAGGACCTAGCAAGGTTATTCAAAGAAGTTTTCAATAGGGAATATAAGAAAGAGGACTATGAGAAGCAGTTTACCATTAGAGTACCAAATCTCCTAGCCAAGATAGAGAGAATAAGAAAGATATACGGCAGCATGGACAACATACCTAAGGAGCTATATGAGGAATTAGATGCAGAGGAGAAGAGATTAAAAGATGCACAGAAGAAATATGGAGATTTCATCTCTCCATTCCAATTTATTTCTTAA
- a CDS encoding ABC transporter ATP-binding protein, translating into MLKVENLRLVREGKEILKGVNFEIAQNEIHLVLGVNGSGKTTLAQAIMGIYPCDGRIIFEGKDITNLSVWERARMGITLAFQEPARFEGLLVKDYLMVSAKTKSMSKLEEIIKMVGLPRNILFQEVGENLSGGERKRIELASVLLMEPKLAMLDEPDSGIDMLSFRLISEVIKRMKGMGTSVMLITHSEEMIDIADRATILCSGKVVASGEREEIKKLFKYSPCPLKR; encoded by the coding sequence ATGCTTAAAGTTGAAAATTTAAGACTCGTGCGTGAGGGTAAGGAGATTTTGAAAGGTGTTAATTTTGAAATTGCCCAAAATGAAATTCATTTAGTCCTCGGGGTTAATGGCTCAGGAAAAACTACTTTGGCACAGGCAATAATGGGGATATATCCCTGTGATGGTAGAATAATCTTTGAAGGTAAAGACATTACGAATCTTTCGGTTTGGGAGCGTGCCAGGATGGGAATAACCCTTGCATTTCAGGAGCCTGCAAGATTTGAAGGCCTTTTGGTTAAGGATTATCTTATGGTGAGTGCTAAAACCAAGAGTATGAGCAAATTAGAGGAGATAATAAAGATGGTTGGTTTGCCAAGAAACATTTTATTTCAAGAGGTGGGTGAGAATTTAAGTGGGGGAGAGAGAAAAAGAATAGAACTTGCATCAGTACTCTTAATGGAGCCTAAGCTCGCTATGTTGGATGAGCCAGATAGTGGGATAGATATGCTGTCTTTCAGATTAATTTCAGAGGTTATAAAGAGGATGAAGGGTATGGGTACATCTGTTATGCTTATAACCCATAGCGAAGAGATGATAGATATAGCTGATCGAGCTACAATTTTATGCTCTGGTAAAGTTGTTGCCAGTGGGGAGCGGGAGGAGATAAAGAAATTGTTTAAGTACTCACCATGTCCTTTGAAGAGGTGA
- a CDS encoding NifB/NifX family molybdenum-iron cluster-binding protein, whose translation MKVAISTTDGIEITKDHYGDGKFFLIYEIGDRIKFIEKRENNSPEEEHGAKEKAKGISAILSDIPVFIGYQFGPNIMRIKDKFLPVISRERKIEKALELLRKYENEIKKELKAPRGRAIIMNEGGIRFVEVKDTKDF comes from the coding sequence ATGAAGGTGGCAATAAGTACAACGGATGGAATAGAGATAACAAAAGACCATTATGGCGATGGAAAATTTTTTCTCATATACGAGATAGGAGACAGAATAAAGTTCATAGAAAAAAGGGAAAACAATTCACCAGAGGAAGAGCATGGCGCCAAGGAAAAGGCAAAGGGAATATCAGCGATTCTATCGGACATACCCGTATTCATAGGATACCAATTTGGACCAAATATAATGAGAATAAAAGATAAATTTCTACCAGTGATAAGCAGAGAGCGAAAAATAGAGAAAGCATTAGAATTGCTCAGGAAATACGAAAATGAAATAAAAAAAGAATTGAAAGCACCAAGAGGAAGGGCGATAATTATGAATGAAGGAGGGATAAGATTTGTGGAAGTTAAAGATACAAAAGATTTTTAA
- a CDS encoding elongation factor 1-beta: MGDVLVTYKIMPEGVDVDFEKMKEEVKKKVGTLGKIAEFDLQPIAFGLKALVVKVIVKDEGGIADKIEEEFNKIENVQGVVIEEVTLI; the protein is encoded by the coding sequence ATGGGAGATGTTTTGGTAACATACAAGATAATGCCCGAAGGCGTGGATGTTGATTTTGAAAAGATGAAAGAAGAGGTAAAAAAGAAAGTGGGAACTTTGGGCAAGATAGCCGAATTCGATTTACAGCCCATTGCCTTTGGCTTAAAGGCCCTTGTTGTAAAGGTAATTGTTAAAGACGAGGGCGGCATTGCTGATAAGATTGAAGAGGAATTTAACAAGATAGAGAATGTGCAGGGAGTAGTTATTGAGGAAGTCACACTGATTTAA
- a CDS encoding PQQ-binding-like beta-propeller repeat protein, which translates to MKGNVVGIAVLVILALMLIPLIPSVHSTSASTDAEVTVIFQFGNQQVMSTNIVLPQDNHTAIKATELAAQQLGLQLDYSWSSYGAYVYQIGWEENNWSGTGYYWHLMVWQNGSYEWQNSNVGASSLILHNGEVISWVYTADNPNWVPYEGSLAYPGHYNVWATPRGNTNNTATGFYNVTASDLIWKFKGQSQWGFSSTPVFGDGRVFVADDNALYALGINGELIWNNSKGAAGYYGIASPTLYGNYVIIGTLDRYVRAFYINNGTVAWETYIGEDITSAPVVDIVNKVPMVFVATFNLNSTGKLYALYLENGTIAWNLTLMGSNYFGIPAINGGKIIVPIAGIEDTNYNWEPPYGIECINENGTYAWNYTSSSSVRSTPAIENGRIYFVTTGGELISLSMNGSEIWSYPIGTSTSSPSIHNGIIYVGNYSGYLCAIEDEGASASLMWDVKLNGPIQAGVVYSSGKIIAVTNTNDGTLYVFNSTGYKILNYTPQPENYILSSPIIADSYVLVASNNGYLYAFGDNSTLPQINSVFHETAYVGQPIRVLVNTTQEYQAILYYKNVSGDEYHAVWMNYTNGEYVGYIPPQNTTGIVYYYVTLVDSNGNSISSSLQTAQVNQEVPEFSYIPVLIVALVAILLIRNKVRG; encoded by the coding sequence ATGAAAGGAAATGTGGTTGGAATAGCAGTTCTTGTGATCTTGGCCCTGATGTTGATACCTCTTATACCAAGTGTGCATAGTACTAGTGCCAGTACAGATGCAGAAGTTACGGTTATCTTTCAGTTTGGAAATCAGCAGGTTATGAGTACTAATATTGTATTGCCTCAGGATAATCATACGGCTATAAAAGCCACAGAATTGGCTGCGCAGCAGTTAGGTTTGCAGCTTGATTACTCGTGGTCAAGTTATGGGGCTTATGTGTATCAAATTGGTTGGGAAGAGAACAATTGGTCAGGCACTGGCTATTATTGGCATTTAATGGTTTGGCAAAATGGAAGTTATGAATGGCAAAACAGCAATGTGGGAGCAAGTTCACTTATACTCCATAACGGAGAAGTTATTTCTTGGGTATATACTGCTGACAATCCTAATTGGGTACCCTATGAGGGCTCGCTAGCTTATCCTGGACATTACAATGTTTGGGCCACTCCTAGGGGAAACACAAATAACACTGCTACGGGCTTTTATAATGTAACTGCAAGTGATTTAATATGGAAATTTAAAGGGCAATCTCAGTGGGGCTTTTCATCCACTCCTGTATTTGGAGATGGAAGAGTATTCGTAGCTGATGATAATGCTTTGTATGCTCTTGGAATTAATGGTGAACTGATTTGGAACAATTCTAAAGGTGCAGCTGGCTATTATGGAATAGCCTCGCCTACTCTCTACGGAAATTATGTAATCATTGGTACACTAGATAGATATGTGAGAGCATTCTATATAAACAATGGTACAGTTGCCTGGGAAACATATATCGGTGAGGATATAACTTCTGCTCCTGTGGTTGATATAGTTAATAAGGTTCCAATGGTATTTGTAGCCACATTCAATTTAAATTCTACGGGAAAATTATACGCTCTCTATTTGGAAAACGGTACAATTGCCTGGAATCTTACCCTTATGGGCAGCAATTACTTTGGAATTCCGGCAATAAATGGGGGGAAGATTATAGTACCAATTGCAGGTATAGAAGATACGAATTATAACTGGGAGCCACCCTATGGAATTGAATGTATAAATGAGAATGGAACTTATGCTTGGAATTATACCAGTAGCAGTTCGGTGAGAAGCACTCCTGCAATTGAAAACGGAAGAATCTATTTTGTTACCACTGGAGGGGAGCTTATCTCATTGAGTATGAATGGTAGTGAGATCTGGAGTTATCCAATAGGGACCTCTACATCTTCTCCTTCAATACATAATGGGATAATCTATGTGGGCAATTACAGTGGATATCTCTGTGCAATAGAGGATGAGGGTGCATCTGCATCTTTGATGTGGGATGTAAAACTAAATGGACCAATTCAAGCAGGGGTTGTATATTCTTCAGGCAAAATAATTGCGGTTACAAATACAAATGATGGGACTCTCTATGTATTCAACTCTACGGGTTATAAGATATTGAATTACACACCCCAACCTGAAAATTACATATTGTCTTCTCCGATAATCGCAGATTCATATGTGCTTGTAGCGTCAAACAATGGTTATCTCTACGCATTTGGAGATAACTCTACCCTGCCCCAAATCAACTCTGTATTCCATGAAACAGCATATGTTGGACAGCCAATAAGAGTACTGGTAAATACAACGCAGGAGTACCAGGCTATACTTTACTACAAAAATGTGTCTGGGGATGAATACCATGCAGTATGGATGAACTATACAAATGGAGAATATGTGGGCTACATTCCTCCTCAGAACACTACTGGTATTGTTTATTATTATGTGACTCTCGTTGATTCCAATGGAAATTCTATAAGCTCATCTCTACAAACTGCCCAGGTTAATCAAGAGGTGCCAGAGTTCAGTTATATTCCAGTGTTGATAGTTGCCCTTGTTGCCATCTTGCTCATAAGAAATAAAGTTCGTGGCTGA
- a CDS encoding DUF2116 family Zn-ribbon domain-containing protein: MVELEDLMEEIENLKFEINGIKREIHELTPHKHCLNCGIAIPPDKTFCSKKCEDEWNNMVKKKKRFTYIWLLFLGILLIILMFSMGHP, translated from the coding sequence ATGGTAGAACTTGAGGATTTAATGGAAGAGATAGAAAATTTGAAATTCGAAATTAATGGAATTAAAAGGGAAATTCATGAACTCACACCCCACAAACATTGCCTAAACTGTGGTATAGCAATCCCTCCAGACAAAACATTTTGCTCCAAAAAATGCGAGGATGAGTGGAACAATATGGTTAAGAAAAAGAAGAGATTCACTTACATCTGGCTTCTGTTCTTGGGAATATTGCTAATAATATTGATGTTCTCAATGGGACATCCCTAA
- a CDS encoding right-handed parallel beta-helix repeat-containing protein: MIVITVLFAIILIFNFPVVSLHTYGNSESTIIYSSIIIHNDTEFIEMAEKMKWQGNGSANAPYIIENYSIIPMMGMDGISIQNVTFYFIIKDVVVFYAYVPSKNVITAGIRLNNVSNVVIEKFTSQSNKIGIYIANSSNISVKNCEFLNGDMGIYLYNSTHTRFYFDNFSGVNKNSMYIYSSKDAVVERNKFLNVGVGVFGKYSKEIRIEKNYFDKGEAFSAVWYSQNVSVENNTIYDYRYEGIVSRISEHVKIVGNKLAIREKRPLDKWSIHGIDLYSSNFTIVKDNKIVGNYSQVDGIRVKGSGNITFNENYILRNGNGIYGLLSSHISIENNEISFNKGEGMKIFYVSSSIIRDNNITHNHGIGISLDRSFGNVITENLLLFNYLGIKGNILNSCGKPNLIYNNSFYYNDGSGDFYNSWHIQAWDECTIDHWNTSKYGNYWQDWASKNDSNGDGIIDEPYLLIASNNKKVYDYHPLKYPPRYYCIEPTTPRKLRVEIGTGYLNLTWLRPVGNGTAPLREYRIYRNNVSIATISSNHLYYNDSSVKNGVEYSYYITAVNAYGESAKSNIAHGIPGIPSQPLNLTAYGGYGYINLTWKEPKRIGASPILYYKIYRVIPPPFPPCPPVPGWKPPKKLIAVVPGTQHYYNYTNVTNGKSYIFVVSAVNLAGEGPASKSVSTTPGRVPSSPLNLKIVIKDGYANLTWDTPKNTGGGIEEYKVYCNGKLIGRVYYKEHYFLYKLPSSGKYVFYVTAVNFKGESEPSNVVRILYLERTSLQYKGEIVVSLALIILALIAGFIAKRSKK, translated from the coding sequence ATGATTGTAATAACTGTGCTCTTTGCTATAATTCTAATTTTTAATTTTCCAGTTGTATCTTTGCATACCTATGGGAATTCTGAGAGCACGATAATTTACTCTTCTATAATCATTCACAACGATACAGAGTTTATAGAGATGGCAGAAAAGATGAAATGGCAAGGTAATGGAAGTGCTAATGCACCTTACATAATTGAGAATTATAGCATCATTCCTATGATGGGGATGGATGGAATATCAATTCAGAATGTTACATTTTATTTCATAATCAAAGATGTTGTTGTGTTTTATGCGTATGTACCCTCTAAGAATGTGATCACTGCTGGCATAAGATTGAATAATGTGAGCAATGTGGTTATTGAGAAATTCACATCGCAAAGCAATAAGATAGGAATTTACATAGCAAATTCTTCAAATATAAGTGTAAAGAATTGCGAATTTTTAAATGGAGATATGGGCATTTATCTCTATAACTCCACACATACCAGATTTTATTTTGATAATTTTTCAGGTGTGAATAAAAATAGCATGTACATTTATTCATCCAAAGATGCAGTTGTGGAGCGTAATAAATTTTTAAATGTAGGTGTGGGAGTATTTGGAAAGTATAGCAAAGAAATTAGGATAGAGAAAAATTATTTTGATAAAGGAGAGGCATTTTCTGCAGTTTGGTACTCCCAAAATGTGAGTGTGGAGAACAACACTATCTATGACTATAGATATGAGGGAATAGTATCAAGAATATCCGAGCATGTTAAAATCGTTGGTAATAAACTGGCTATAAGGGAAAAAAGGCCTCTGGATAAATGGAGCATCCATGGCATTGATCTTTACTCTTCAAATTTCACGATAGTTAAGGATAATAAAATTGTTGGGAATTATTCTCAGGTTGATGGAATCCGGGTAAAGGGGAGTGGAAATATAACTTTCAACGAAAATTATATATTGAGAAACGGAAATGGAATCTATGGTCTTCTTTCTTCACATATCTCAATAGAAAATAATGAAATTTCATTCAATAAAGGGGAAGGTATGAAGATTTTTTATGTATCTTCTTCAATTATTAGGGACAACAATATAACGCATAATCATGGCATAGGTATTTCGTTAGATAGATCTTTTGGGAATGTTATTACTGAAAATCTATTGCTCTTTAATTATTTAGGGATTAAAGGTAACATTTTAAATAGTTGTGGAAAACCCAACCTAATTTACAATAACTCATTTTATTATAACGATGGCAGTGGAGATTTTTATAATTCTTGGCATATCCAAGCATGGGATGAATGCACCATAGATCATTGGAACACGAGCAAGTACGGCAACTACTGGCAAGATTGGGCATCCAAGAATGATTCAAATGGGGATGGTATTATTGATGAGCCCTACCTTCTCATAGCTTCTAACAACAAAAAGGTATACGATTATCATCCGCTAAAGTATCCACCGAGGTATTATTGCATAGAACCCACTACACCAAGGAAGTTGAGGGTTGAGATAGGCACGGGCTATTTGAACTTAACTTGGCTCAGGCCTGTGGGGAATGGAACAGCGCCTTTAAGAGAATACAGAATTTATCGTAATAATGTCTCAATAGCTACCATTTCGTCCAATCATCTTTATTACAACGATTCCTCAGTAAAAAATGGAGTTGAATATAGCTACTATATAACTGCAGTAAATGCCTACGGAGAGAGTGCCAAGAGTAATATAGCTCATGGGATTCCTGGCATACCATCGCAACCACTGAATCTAACAGCTTACGGTGGCTATGGATACATAAATTTGACATGGAAAGAGCCGAAAAGGATAGGTGCTTCGCCTATTTTGTACTATAAAATTTACAGAGTAATTCCTCCTCCTTTTCCGCCTTGTCCTCCTGTGCCGGGATGGAAGCCGCCTAAAAAGCTAATTGCTGTGGTGCCAGGAACTCAGCACTATTATAATTACACAAATGTAACCAATGGCAAATCTTACATTTTTGTTGTAAGTGCAGTTAATTTGGCAGGAGAGGGACCGGCGAGCAAGAGCGTTTCTACAACACCTGGAAGAGTTCCTAGCTCTCCTTTGAATTTGAAGATAGTGATTAAGGATGGATATGCTAATTTAACTTGGGACACTCCAAAAAATACTGGTGGAGGAATAGAAGAATACAAGGTATATTGCAATGGAAAATTGATAGGCAGGGTGTATTACAAAGAACATTACTTCCTTTACAAGCTTCCATCCTCTGGCAAGTATGTATTTTATGTTACTGCCGTGAATTTCAAGGGAGAGAGCGAGCCGAGCAATGTGGTAAGAATTTTGTATTTGGAGAGAACATCTTTGCAGTATAAAGGAGAGATAGTTGTATCCTTAGCTCTCATTATTTTAGCTTTAATCGCAGGATTTATAGCAAAAAGATCCAAGAAATAA
- a CDS encoding zinc finger domain-containing protein: protein MKPQYPLTGETMEETIEFCTSCGRGLDEGSVVFHCPNCGALIARCNRCREQSIPYKCPNCGFEGP, encoded by the coding sequence ATGAAGCCCCAATACCCTCTAACAGGTGAGACTATGGAAGAGACAATAGAGTTCTGCACATCCTGCGGGAGAGGACTGGATGAAGGTTCGGTGGTTTTTCATTGTCCTAATTGTGGGGCTTTGATTGCAAGGTGCAATCGGTGCCGTGAGCAGAGCATACCTTACAAATGTCCAAATTGCGGATTTGAGGGACCATGA
- a CDS encoding DUF998 domain-containing protein codes for MIRLSNLRFFGVITLIVYWCFTIISISQNPWFSVMHNALSDLGANNANAPWLYNYGLILSFPFLFIFSIYLLHIAINKLQIIGGAFIMISSVFLAFIGIFHSGTRPHGFVSTYFFLQFFFGMFIFGIATEKLRIASIVLFALSWLGAFLPWPSVATLEIYEISIIGVFVILIALFNPEKLVNIERSLQSQEIRWM; via the coding sequence ATGATAAGATTATCAAATCTAAGATTCTTCGGAGTTATAACCCTCATAGTTTATTGGTGCTTCACCATAATCTCAATTTCCCAAAATCCTTGGTTCTCTGTTATGCACAATGCCTTAAGCGATCTTGGGGCAAATAATGCAAATGCACCATGGCTCTACAATTACGGTTTAATACTCTCTTTCCCCTTCCTCTTCATATTCTCAATTTACCTTCTACATATTGCAATCAATAAACTGCAAATCATCGGAGGAGCATTTATTATGATTTCTTCCGTATTCCTAGCATTTATCGGGATATTTCACAGCGGCACTAGGCCCCATGGATTCGTATCCACTTACTTCTTCTTACAATTCTTCTTCGGAATGTTCATATTCGGGATAGCAACTGAGAAGCTTAGAATTGCAAGCATAGTTCTATTCGCCCTATCTTGGCTCGGTGCCTTCTTACCCTGGCCATCTGTGGCCACTCTTGAAATATACGAGATATCAATAATTGGTGTATTTGTGATTCTAATCGCCTTGTTCAATCCAGAAAAATTAGTGAATATAGAGCGTTCTCTTCAAAGTCAAGAGATACGATGGATGTGA